Genomic DNA from Paenibacillus borealis:
GGCCGCCAGATTGCTGACACGGGTCAGGGAATCCACAGTGATTTTGAAATCAGCTACGTCTGTTACTGCATTCATAAGCGCAAGACTTCTGCCTACCACATCAACGATATCATCGAAACCGGCAGCAGTAGCTGCATCCACCACATCATAGTGGACATTATTGTCGGATAATAGGCGTTTGACGCGCAGACCGAAGAACTCGTAAAGGTTTATACGCAGCTCAGGGGTGAAATGTTTCTCTGCACGTAAACTTTCATGAACTTCCAGCGCTGCAGCGAAAATTTCCTGCAAACTGATGCTGAGCTGATGCTCCAGCACAATCTGCACAATTCCTGCCGCCTGACGGCGCAGTGCATAAGGGTCCTGGGAACCGGTCGGAATAATTCCGATCGAGAAACAGCCCACGATGGTGTCGATTTTATCGGCCAGGCTGACTACCAGTCCAGCTTGCGTGGAAGGAACGGCATCTCCGGCGAAACGCGGCTGATAGTGCTCAAAGATCGCTTTGGATACATTGTCAGCTTCGCCGGACTTACGGGCATAATCCTCACCCATCGTACCCTGCAGCTCAGGGAACTCACCAACCATTTGCGTAACCAGGTCGAATTTACAGATATCCGCAGTCCGGCTGACTTCAGCCGCGGCACTTGCCGGCAGCGCAAGCTTCACAGCCAGACGGTCAGCGATGGCACGGATGCGGCGCACTTTATCTCCTACACTGCCCAGCTCTTCGTGATACACGATATTCTCGAGCTTGGCCAGCGCATCGTTAATCTGCAGCTTCTGGTCCTCTTCATAAAAGAATTTGGCATCCTGCAGCCGGGCGCGCAGCACCTTCTCGTTACCCTTGGCGATCACATCCAGCGATACTGCATTCCCGTTGCGCACAGTTACGAAGAACGGAAGAAGCTTGCCGTCTTCGCCGAACACCGGGAAGTAACGCTGATGTTCGCGCATGGAAGTAATCAGCACATCCTGCGGGATGTTCAGGAAAGCAGGGTCGAATGTACCGAACAAGACGGTCGGTGTTTCTACCAGGAACAGCACTTCTTCGAGCAGATCTTCCTTAATCGCAATCTTCCAGCTCTTCTCTTCTGCGAGCTTGTTGATTCCGCTAAGGATCAGCTCTTCGCGTTCCTTCACATCTACGAGCACATGCTGGCTGCGCAGAGCTTCGACATACAGGGCAGGCTCAGCAATAACTGCTTCCTTCCCAAGGAAACGGTGGCCGCGGCTCACATTGCCGGCTTTGACTCCGGTAATCGTAAGGTCAATAATCTCCTGGCCGAAGAGCGCGACCATCCAGCGGATCGGACGGACAAATTTGAAATCATAAGCGCCCCAGCGCATATTTTTGGGGAAAGTCATGGCATTTACAATACCTGTAAGACCTTCAGAGAGCAGGGAAGCTGTCTCAATCCCGGTGCTGCTCTTGGTGGCATAGATATATTCTACGCCTGCCAGTTCCTTGAAGGTAAACTGCTCCGGTGCTACTCCCTGGCTGCGGGCAAAACCAAGTGCCGCCTTGCTCCATTCGCCGTTTGCGTCCAGGGCGATTTTGCGTGACGGGCCTTTGACTTCTTCACTTACATCTTCCTGCCGCTGCGCAGCATCCTTCACCAGCACAGCAAGACGCCGCGGTGTTGCATATGCACTTACGCCATTGTGGCTGATCCTTGAGGCTTCGAGCCATT
This window encodes:
- the glyS gene encoding glycine--tRNA ligase subunit beta yields the protein MSKDILFEIGLEEIPARFIRAAMEQLKDRTVKWLEASRISHNGVSAYATPRRLAVLVKDAAQRQEDVSEEVKGPSRKIALDANGEWSKAALGFARSQGVAPEQFTFKELAGVEYIYATKSSTGIETASLLSEGLTGIVNAMTFPKNMRWGAYDFKFVRPIRWMVALFGQEIIDLTITGVKAGNVSRGHRFLGKEAVIAEPALYVEALRSQHVLVDVKEREELILSGINKLAEEKSWKIAIKEDLLEEVLFLVETPTVLFGTFDPAFLNIPQDVLITSMREHQRYFPVFGEDGKLLPFFVTVRNGNAVSLDVIAKGNEKVLRARLQDAKFFYEEDQKLQINDALAKLENIVYHEELGSVGDKVRRIRAIADRLAVKLALPASAAAEVSRTADICKFDLVTQMVGEFPELQGTMGEDYARKSGEADNVSKAIFEHYQPRFAGDAVPSTQAGLVVSLADKIDTIVGCFSIGIIPTGSQDPYALRRQAAGIVQIVLEHQLSISLQEIFAAALEVHESLRAEKHFTPELRINLYEFFGLRVKRLLSDNNVHYDVVDAATAAGFDDIVDVVGRSLALMNAVTDVADFKITVDSLTRVSNLAAKAAEGAVIDPALLKEEAEQKLYQTWQSIHDPYREALAIRHAAEALQILSGLKEAVTGFFDSVMVMAEDEAVRANRLALLSGINADSRLFADFGKLVW